One window of Falco peregrinus isolate bFalPer1 chromosome 17, bFalPer1.pri, whole genome shotgun sequence genomic DNA carries:
- the LOC101922533 gene encoding caspase-8-like: MSQPRQSRALIIVNSNFCSSDHDVVLGTRKGAKREAEKLSRILSRLNYKVKLVHNKTAKEINDLYQQERCCEHGEYFVSIISSHGEEGVIFGCDMEPVKLTQIFQTLSSERCPVLTKIPKIFFIQVTQPLDDNLIPFLLSSCRIRLAQARGLRLLPG; this comes from the exons ATGTCCCAGCCAAGGCAAAGCCGAGCTCTCATCATCGTCAACAGcaatttctgcagcagtgacCATGATGTGGTGCTTGGGACCCGGAAAGGAGCCAAGAGAGAAGCGGAGAAGCTTTCCAGGATACTCTCACGGCTCAACTACAAGGTGAAGCTGGTGCACAACAAGACAGCCAAGGAGATAAATGACCTTTACCAGCAAG AGCGCTGCTGCGAACATGGAGAGTACTTTGTGAGCATCATCTCCAGCCACGGAGAGGAGGGGGTCATATTCGGCTGTGACATGGAACCAGTTAAGCTGACCCAGATTTTCCAGACTTTATCCTCAGAGAGGTGCCCGGTGCTCACCAAAATACCCAAAATCTTCTTTATCCAGGTAACACAGCCCCTGGATGATAACTTGATCCCCTTTTTGCTAAGTTCGTGCAGAATTAGACTGGCACAAGCACGAGGCTTAAGGCTGCTGCCAGGATAA